One Balaenoptera musculus isolate JJ_BM4_2016_0621 chromosome 13, mBalMus1.pri.v3, whole genome shotgun sequence genomic region harbors:
- the SOWAHC gene encoding ankyrin repeat domain-containing protein SOWAHC yields the protein MPRARSGPVTGVPRPFRERPVSAGERMEHTRDTRRKTRGKAAAAFLTAGAGLEHRLRPERAPEVGGVGACPLAGAAIADRSRSGSGWSQGGFSGESTDCGLRGDRKGAVRRGAGPAGAVRRPVRRPEVGVSARRGRVRGCGRGAVGATQAAAAREEPEERLAASVRSRPGARPRMEGPVECGARDQAELEQPVGGALGGTPEQRARCRLREPGHSAADPADPSDPADGAPSAPPGRRPRGGPAEEGARPEVPGDAPRPGRPAPRDAAGGSPQLRRGPGGADGAAAEEEGAGALTLDPLEHAWMLSAADGRWDSLEGLLACEPGLLAKRDFITGFTCLHWAAKHGRQELLALLVRFAGQHRLPVNINARTSGGYTALHLAAMHGHVEVVKLLVGAYDADVDVRDYSGKKPSQYLSPSTAEEIRTLVGALDEDEAESAAGSGGGRWRLSRVLPSTLISGRLSHALEDGGDHHHHHHHHHHHLAEGLAAGKAKEPGRKASGSSSGRMKPRLNKIRFRTQIIHTTPSFRDPEQPLEEGEDEEEDRSFKGHSSSFKLRPKSNVFGIMEVGYVHLRSTFIHTCG from the exons ATGCCGCGCGCGCGAAGCGGGCCTGTCACAGGAGTGCCCAGACCTTTTAGAGAACGACCAGTTAGTGCCGGGGAGAGAATGGAGCACACTCGGGACACGAGGAGAAAGACACGCGGAAAAGCAGCCGCGGCTTTTCTGACAGCCGGGGCGGGGCTGGAGCACAGATTGCGGCCTGAGCGGGCGCCGGAAGTGGGCGGGGTCGGGGCGTGTCCCCTGGCAGGAGCGGCCATTGCGGACCGCTCACGGTCCGGAAGTGGGTGGAGCCAGGGCGGGTTCTCCGGGGAGAGCACTGATTGCGGCCTGCGCGGGGACCGAAAGGGGGCGGTGCGGAGAGGAGCGGGGCCAGCGGGAGCGGTGAGGCGGCCAGTGCGAAGGCCGGAAGTGGGCGTGTCCGCCCGGCGGGGGCGTGTCCGCGGGTGCGGCCGGGGGGCGGTGGGGGCTACTCAGGCCGCTGCGGCGCGCGAGGAGCCTGAGGAGAGGTTGGCCGCGTCGGTCCGGAGCCGGCCAGGTGCGCGGCCGCGCATGGAGGGTCCAGTGGAGTGCGGGGCCCGGGACCAGGCCGAGCTGGAGCAGCCCGTCGGGGGCGCCCTGGGCGGTACGCCCGAGCAGCGCGCCCGCTGCCGCCTCAGGGAGCCGGGGCACTCGGCGGCAGACCCCGCCGACCCCTCCGACCCCGCGGACGGCGCCCCGAGCGCGCCCCCGGGGAGGCGGCCCCGCGGCGGCCCCGCGGAAGAGGGCGCGCGGCCCGAGGTGCCTGGCGATGCGCCGCGGCCCGGCCGCCCCGCGCCCCGGGACGCGGCGGGGGGCTCCCCGCAGCTGCGGCGCGGCCCCGGGGGCGCGGACGGCGCGGCGGCAGAGGAGGAGGGCGCGGGCGCGCTGACGCTGGACCCGCTGGAGCACGCGTGGATGCTGTCGGCCGCCGACGGCCGCTGGGACAGCCTAGAGGGGCTGCTGGCCTGCGAGCCCGGCCTGCTGGCCAAGCGCGACTTCATCACCGGCTTCACCTGCCTGCACTGGGCGGCCAAGCACGGCCGGCAGGAGCTGCTGGCACTGCTGGTGCGCTTCGCGGGCCAGCACCGGCTGCCGGTGAACATCAACGCGCGCACAAGCGGCGGCTACACCGCGCTGCACCTGGCGGCCATGCACGGGCACGTGGAGGTGGTGAAGCTGCTGGTCGGGGCCTACGACGCGGACGTGGACGTGCGCGACTACAGCGGCAAGAAGCCCTCGCAGTACCTGAGCCCGAGCACCGCCGAGGAGATCCGGACCCTGGTGGGCGCTCTGGACGAGGACGAAGCCGAGAGCGCGGCGGGCAGCGGGGGAGGGCGCTGGAGGCTCTCGAGGGTGCTGCCCTCGACCCTCATCTCCGGCAGGCTCTCGCACGCTCTGGAGGACGGCGGggaccaccaccaccatcaccatcaccatcaccatcacctggCCGAGGGATTGGCTGCGGGCAAAGCGAAGGAGCCGGGTCGCAAAGCCTCGGGCAGCTCTAGTGGGCGGATGAAACCCAGACTCAACAAAATCCGCTTCCGAACCCAGATCATCCACACCACACCCTCTTTCAGAGACCCGGAGCAgcccctggaggagggggaggacgaAGAGGAGGACCGGTCTTTTAAAGGCCACTCATCCTCATTCAAATTGAGACCCAAGTCCAATGTATTCGg GATTATGGAAGTGGGATATGTACATTTGAGAAGCACTTTTATCCATACATGTGGGTGA